From a region of the Bdellovibrio sp. BCCA genome:
- a CDS encoding 3'(2'),5'-bisphosphate nucleotidase CysQ family protein, with amino-acid sequence MEVLHFTEIIDENSFNKLKEIIFEAARLANSAQSGLAVSIKSDGSRVTNGDVVVSEFLTKNLKRNFPDYDVFSEENCLEIPTKAKVFIIDPIDGTEEYLRGSTDWTIVIGLVHDKVPVGGLVYHPATDRLYFAFQNGGAFIQHGTVTKRIIIEPRRPIEAVLSKTDAGEREFLTLANIGNYQTMGSCSLKILSVAEGTFDIYPNFKQQCSWWDIVGPGVILSESGGFILFSKSIPLSFEIPKIPARLLVLGSRTESIMGSLSALFSSL; translated from the coding sequence GTGGAAGTCCTTCATTTTACCGAGATAATAGATGAAAATTCATTCAACAAACTAAAAGAGATCATCTTTGAAGCCGCAAGGCTTGCTAATTCCGCACAAAGTGGTCTTGCTGTTAGTATAAAGAGTGACGGAAGTCGCGTCACTAATGGCGATGTTGTCGTATCAGAGTTTTTAACAAAGAATCTAAAAAGAAACTTTCCAGATTACGACGTTTTCTCAGAAGAAAATTGTTTGGAGATTCCAACCAAGGCGAAGGTATTTATCATCGACCCAATTGATGGCACTGAGGAATATCTTCGTGGCTCTACTGATTGGACAATCGTCATTGGGCTTGTTCATGACAAAGTGCCTGTTGGTGGATTGGTTTATCATCCCGCGACGGATAGGTTGTATTTTGCTTTTCAAAACGGGGGAGCATTCATCCAGCACGGAACAGTAACTAAGAGGATAATAATCGAGCCAAGAAGACCTATCGAAGCGGTGCTTTCTAAAACTGACGCTGGAGAAAGAGAATTTCTGACATTGGCAAATATTGGAAATTACCAAACAATGGGCTCGTGCTCACTCAAAATATTGAGTGTTGCTGAGGGGACATTCGACATTTATCCAAATTTCAAACAACAATGCTCATGGTGGGACATAGTTGGGCCTGGCGTGATTCTTAGTGAATCTGGTGGATTCATACTATTCTCAAAAAGCATTCCTCTCTCCTTCGAAATACCAAAAATTCCCGCAAGATTATTAGTACTTGGAAGCAGAACAGAGAGTATTATGGGTAGTTTGTCTGCATTATTTTCTAGCCTATAA
- a CDS encoding DUF7448 domain-containing protein, with amino-acid sequence MNKEKNLNVDLSFLLGKTIISHKLVDQKSNLLLVGDDGMHYWLGGFSSDGGHVHLEDINGNLDDLLNSPILRAEEKTVLVPEDQKTHPGYTEDYYFYYEISTIKGSVHMRFYGEEGAYYSASAWFYYCIPQMESTHEKH; translated from the coding sequence ATGAATAAAGAGAAGAATCTCAATGTGGATCTTAGCTTCCTTTTAGGAAAAACAATCATTTCTCACAAGTTAGTTGATCAAAAATCAAATCTTCTCTTGGTTGGCGACGACGGAATGCACTATTGGCTTGGCGGATTCAGTTCTGACGGCGGACACGTTCACCTTGAAGATATTAATGGCAATCTAGACGATTTGCTTAACTCACCAATTCTTCGTGCGGAAGAGAAGACTGTTCTTGTACCAGAAGATCAGAAAACACATCCAGGATATACAGAAGACTATTACTTCTACTATGAAATTTCGACGATTAAGGGATCGGTGCATATGCGGTTCTATGGAGAAGAAGGGGCGTATTACTCAGCTAGCGCTTGGTTTTATTACTGCATTCCACAAATGGAGAGTACGCATGAAAAACACTAG
- a CDS encoding helix-turn-helix domain-containing protein, translating to MKARRPTIYSKSKIIDVYESGMSIDQVCKEIGCSKTTAYKALKGYSSLKRRANKRSQSNLRR from the coding sequence ATGAAGGCACGTCGACCAACGATCTACAGCAAAAGTAAAATCATTGACGTTTATGAATCTGGAATGTCCATCGATCAGGTCTGTAAGGAAATTGGGTGCTCCAAAACAACAGCATATAAAGCCTTAAAAGGCTATAGTTCACTTAAAAGAAGAGCCAACAAAAGAAGCCAATCAAACCTTAGGAGGTAG
- a CDS encoding DNA cytosine methyltransferase, translating into MNSLKGYEIKKIGSHRGSPRIWLEGAQPRRAGFTPQVKYDVTVDEEKCLLRLVISKDGARVVSKKTSKSNQEIPVIDLNSKEILKVFKGLQSVRVIIEDSVITILPVASQIRAMKRMSRMISRIRGGESLMIGSVASGIGVLDLATHQGLKEAGIRTKTAFVNEIRSDCMEHAAERNYSYGPETILITSPLQEFVFDSDIMSRIPEVEVLVAGIPCSGASVAGRAKNKIVHPEAHPDVGHLVVSWLAVIAKTNPAVIVLENVIPYQSSASMSIIRTQLKDLGYEVHEEILNAADWGMIEHRKRLCMVAVTQGMSFSFEGITPKNVQQMCVGDIMESVPNESSMWSEMSYLKAKEITDKAAGKGFKMNIVDADSTKFNTLTKSLTKRQSTGTFIKHPDKPDLLRIPTVLEHARAKGVDESLVVGLGLTFGHEVLGQAIIVPPFVSVFQRIGQSILSAASVPFEASFEAIPQRKVG; encoded by the coding sequence ATGAATTCTCTTAAAGGGTATGAAATCAAAAAGATTGGAAGTCACCGTGGTTCCCCAAGAATTTGGCTTGAAGGGGCTCAGCCTCGCCGAGCTGGCTTTACTCCGCAAGTTAAATACGATGTGACTGTCGATGAGGAAAAATGCCTTTTGCGATTGGTAATTTCAAAGGACGGCGCTCGCGTCGTATCCAAAAAAACTTCAAAGTCAAATCAGGAAATTCCCGTCATTGATCTGAACTCAAAAGAGATTTTGAAGGTCTTCAAAGGCCTCCAATCAGTTCGCGTTATAATTGAAGATAGTGTTATCACTATTTTGCCAGTCGCTTCCCAAATACGCGCTATGAAGCGCATGTCGCGCATGATTAGTCGTATTCGCGGTGGCGAAAGTTTGATGATCGGATCTGTCGCATCCGGTATTGGCGTACTTGATCTAGCCACCCATCAAGGCTTAAAAGAGGCCGGGATTCGCACAAAAACAGCCTTTGTGAATGAAATCCGCTCTGACTGTATGGAACATGCAGCTGAGAGAAACTATTCCTATGGGCCTGAAACGATCCTTATCACGTCCCCTTTGCAGGAATTCGTATTTGATTCAGACATTATGTCCAGAATTCCAGAAGTAGAGGTGCTAGTTGCTGGCATTCCTTGCTCGGGCGCTAGTGTTGCTGGTCGCGCGAAGAATAAGATTGTTCACCCTGAGGCGCATCCAGACGTTGGGCATTTGGTTGTTTCTTGGCTCGCAGTGATTGCCAAGACAAACCCTGCGGTAATCGTTCTTGAGAATGTCATTCCTTATCAAAGCTCCGCTTCAATGAGTATCATCCGGACCCAATTGAAAGATCTTGGATACGAAGTTCACGAGGAAATTCTTAATGCTGCTGATTGGGGCATGATCGAACATCGAAAAAGACTTTGTATGGTTGCAGTGACTCAGGGGATGTCTTTCTCCTTTGAAGGAATCACACCTAAGAATGTGCAACAAATGTGTGTCGGCGACATCATGGAGAGTGTACCGAATGAAAGCTCAATGTGGAGTGAAATGTCCTACCTGAAGGCGAAAGAAATTACTGACAAAGCTGCTGGTAAGGGTTTCAAAATGAATATCGTTGATGCTGATTCAACGAAGTTTAACACTTTGACGAAATCTCTTACCAAAAGACAAAGCACAGGCACATTTATTAAACATCCGGATAAACCAGATCTTCTGAGAATTCCAACAGTCCTTGAACACGCGCGAGCAAAAGGTGTTGATGAATCATTGGTTGTGGGTCTTGGACTTACATTTGGACATGAAGTTCTTGGACAGGCCATCATTGTTCCTCCATTTGTGTCAGTTTTCCAAAGAATTGGACAGTCGATTTTAAGCGCAGCAAGTGTCCCATTTGAAGCGTCATTCGAAGCTATTCCTCAAAGAAAGGTGGGGTAG
- a CDS encoding ASCH domain-containing protein produces the protein MKGFIVRQPWADLILSGKKTWEIRSSNTNIRGTVGVVCEGKWIGTVVIDDSRILTPQDFEENRDKHCVPASREMKYKQPHAWILSNPVNFREPKDYHHKQGCVIWVNLPDIERG, from the coding sequence GTGAAAGGCTTCATAGTTCGCCAACCTTGGGCAGATCTAATTCTCTCAGGAAAGAAGACGTGGGAAATTAGGTCTTCAAATACCAACATTCGCGGCACGGTAGGTGTCGTTTGTGAAGGGAAATGGATTGGGACCGTTGTGATTGATGACTCCCGAATCCTAACACCGCAGGATTTTGAAGAAAATCGCGACAAGCACTGCGTTCCAGCTAGTAGAGAAATGAAATACAAACAACCACACGCTTGGATCCTGTCAAACCCGGTGAATTTCCGTGAACCTAAAGATTATCACCATAAGCAAGGTTGTGTGATTTGGGTGAATCTTCCCGACATTGAAAGAGGGTGA
- the folE2 gene encoding GTP cyclohydrolase FolE2, protein MNKRHLPDVANETHHENYAPIDWVGMGSIELPIMLRQSDGIYRIPARVDAKVSLDKTPSRGIHMSRLYLITQEILSKNEISLSLLGKVTDDFLSTHEDLSTQALVQVQFESPLLRKALKSSNQAWRSYPVILSSFNKEREKSYFVEAVVTYSSTCPASAALSRQLIQDGFKQQFENHSLDYDVIHSWLGTTRGIVATPHAQRSFARVKVEVSSKFNYSDLIDMVEEALQTAVQGAVKREDEQEFALRNGQNLMFCEDAARRVKKSLDGNLEIIDYVAEFSHVESLHPHNAVSHISKGKKLRSF, encoded by the coding sequence ATGAACAAGAGACATTTGCCCGATGTAGCCAATGAAACTCACCATGAAAATTACGCCCCTATTGACTGGGTAGGAATGGGCTCAATTGAGCTCCCAATAATGCTTCGTCAATCCGATGGGATCTACAGAATTCCAGCTCGCGTAGACGCCAAAGTAAGCTTAGATAAAACTCCGTCGCGCGGAATTCATATGTCTCGTCTCTATTTGATTACCCAAGAAATTTTATCGAAGAATGAAATTTCATTAAGTCTTCTTGGTAAAGTAACTGACGATTTTCTAAGTACTCATGAAGACTTGTCCACACAAGCCTTAGTTCAAGTTCAGTTCGAGTCTCCGCTCTTACGAAAGGCTTTAAAGAGTTCAAACCAAGCATGGCGTTCATATCCAGTAATCCTTTCCTCATTTAATAAAGAAAGGGAGAAGAGTTATTTCGTAGAAGCAGTAGTGACGTATTCAAGCACTTGCCCTGCTTCAGCAGCTTTATCTCGCCAACTGATTCAGGATGGGTTTAAACAACAGTTTGAAAATCACTCTTTAGATTATGATGTTATTCACTCTTGGTTAGGAACAACAAGGGGAATTGTTGCGACACCTCATGCTCAAAGAAGTTTCGCTCGTGTAAAAGTAGAAGTAAGTTCTAAATTCAACTACTCAGATTTGATTGATATGGTCGAAGAAGCTTTGCAAACTGCCGTTCAAGGAGCTGTAAAAAGAGAAGATGAACAAGAGTTCGCCCTTCGCAACGGACAGAATCTGATGTTTTGTGAGGATGCCGCTCGTCGTGTAAAGAAATCACTGGACGGGAATTTGGAAATCATAGACTACGTGGCTGAATTCAGCCACGTAGAAAGTTTACATCCTCACAATGCCGTTTCTCATATTTCGAAAGGAAAGAAACTAAGATCATTTTAA
- a CDS encoding DNA methyltransferase — translation MSGKMSLSSKIEDFVSGLNESFRLSDIYRKFPNEKKTTIRGRIYRELIGRGVITRISDGLYEFAGNDGQSGLVVQGNARDLSSIQDSSISLIIADHPYKIQTGRNRDFTKGYQASLFEYQQDDFNEKSRVLCEGCFLVEFLPEMKDGNADYISNIIQMAKGAGLRLYARVPWYKAEVRNGKLIDHSANVGRKGVMEDIYIFSKGAPRKLRMRNQGGVIRSESGAKSILPAVFMEKPLLRSEKSHQSAKPPQLIRKLIDLFTLEMEVVLDQFAGSFVAFWEAIGMKRKAIAIELCQEYIDTNFLDLQTEEAA, via the coding sequence ATGTCCGGAAAAATGTCACTTTCTTCAAAAATCGAAGACTTTGTATCTGGCTTAAATGAATCCTTTCGCCTTTCTGATATTTACAGGAAATTCCCTAATGAAAAGAAGACTACCATTCGCGGAAGAATTTATCGTGAACTGATCGGAAGAGGAGTTATCACTCGTATTTCTGATGGTTTATATGAATTCGCTGGAAACGATGGTCAAAGTGGTCTCGTAGTGCAAGGAAATGCCAGAGATCTATCGTCAATTCAGGATTCATCTATTTCTTTAATCATTGCCGACCACCCATATAAGATTCAAACTGGTCGAAACCGTGACTTCACCAAAGGCTATCAGGCATCACTATTCGAATACCAGCAAGACGACTTTAATGAAAAGTCTCGCGTGCTTTGCGAAGGGTGTTTCCTTGTTGAATTTCTTCCAGAAATGAAAGATGGGAATGCAGACTACATATCAAATATTATCCAAATGGCAAAAGGTGCAGGACTTCGTCTCTATGCAAGAGTACCTTGGTATAAAGCTGAAGTAAGAAATGGGAAGTTGATTGATCACTCGGCAAATGTTGGAAGAAAAGGTGTTATGGAAGATATCTACATCTTTTCAAAAGGTGCTCCTCGTAAATTGAGAATGCGAAATCAGGGCGGAGTGATTCGCTCTGAATCTGGCGCGAAGTCTATTCTTCCAGCTGTATTTATGGAAAAACCACTTCTAAGAAGTGAGAAATCTCATCAATCAGCAAAACCACCTCAACTAATTAGAAAACTAATTGATCTTTTCACATTAGAAATGGAAGTGGTTCTTGATCAATTTGCGGGATCATTTGTCGCATTCTGGGAAGCAATCGGAATGAAACGCAAAGCAATTGCAATTGAACTCTGTCAAGAATACATCGACACCAACTTCCTTGATTTACAAACGGAGGAAGCCGCGTGA
- the fliW gene encoding flagellar assembly protein FliW — MKIDSLRFGEIEIDDSSVIHFQNGMIGFPECQKFAIVKPDGEKTFHWLVSCEKSAIAFPLINLRTHFPDLIIGAYGDDAKALGFSPSTPPKISEDMPTWGVVTLPNDLTQMTVNLKAPVVIHGQIGCQCVQKDQSYKIREPIFQKLLDYENFMKNLSKTLK; from the coding sequence ATGAAAATTGATTCGCTAAGATTCGGTGAAATTGAAATAGATGATTCTTCCGTGATTCATTTTCAAAATGGAATGATTGGGTTTCCAGAGTGTCAGAAATTCGCAATTGTAAAACCTGATGGTGAGAAGACCTTTCACTGGCTAGTAAGTTGTGAGAAGTCGGCTATTGCTTTCCCTCTTATTAATCTCCGAACTCATTTTCCAGATCTCATAATTGGCGCTTATGGAGATGATGCAAAAGCATTAGGTTTCTCCCCTTCCACACCGCCGAAAATAAGCGAAGATATGCCTACATGGGGAGTTGTGACTCTGCCAAACGATCTCACTCAGATGACTGTTAATTTGAAAGCTCCTGTGGTTATTCATGGGCAAATCGGATGTCAGTGTGTTCAGAAAGATCAATCATATAAGATCAGGGAACCAATTTTCCAAAAGCTTTTGGATTATGAGAATTTCATGAAAAATTTGTCTAAAACTTTAAAATGA